CCGCGGCGGCGCTGCTGCTCATCGGCTGCTTCAACGTGACGAACCTGCTGCTCGCGCGCTCGGCCACGCGCTCCCGCGAGATCGCGCTCCGCGCGGCGCTCGGCGCGAGTCGGTCGCGGCTCGTCGCGCAGCTGCTGGCGGAGAGCGCGGCGCTCGCGCTCCTCGGCGGCGCCGCGGCGATGCTCGTCGCGAGCTGGATCGTCCGGCTCCCGGCCGCCGCGGCGCTCGTCGCGCCGACGCCGTTCACGCCGTTCGCGGTGGGACGCGAGGACGTGGCGCTCGACGGACGCGTGTTCGCGTTCGCCGCCGTCCTCACGTTAGGCACCGGCCTGCTCGTCGGCCTCCTGCCGGCGATTCGCCTCTCCGCGCTCGCGCCGCACGCCGCGCTCGCCGGCGGCGCGCGCGCGACCGGCGGGCCGGTGAGCCGGCGGGCGCGGCACGGCCTCGTCGTGGGCCAGATCGCGCTCTCGCTCGCGCTGCTCGTCGGCGCGGGGCTGCTGCTGCGCAGCTACCTGCGGCTGTCGCGCGTCGACCCCGGCTTCCGCGCCGAGGACGTGCTCGTCGTGGACCTCAACCTCGCGCTGCCGACGTACCGCGACCCGGCGCGCACCGCGCAGCTCGTCGACCAGCTGCTGCCGCGCGTCGCCGCGCTGCCGGGCGTGCGCGCGGTCGGCGCCGCGGAGACGCTGCCGTTAGGCGGGCCGCCGCCGAGCTCGGACTTCCGCGTCCTCGGCCGCGACGAGCCCGCGCCGAACGACGAGCCGGAGGCGATCTTCGGCGCGGTGACGCCGACGTACTTCGCGACCATGGGCATCGAGGTCGTGCGCGGGCGCGCGCTCGCCGCCACCGACGACGAGCACGCGCCGCCCGTCGCGGTCATCAACGAGGCGCTCGCCCGCAAGTACTTTCCCGACGAGGATCCGATCGGCAAGCGCCTCGCGATCAGCATCGAGGCGCTGCGCTTCGATCGCCCGAACGCGCCGCCGCGGCTCGACTTCCCGAGCGCGGAGCGGCACATCGTCGGCGTCGTCCGCGACGTGCGCCACGACGGGCTCACCGACGTCGCGCGCCCCGAGATCTTCCTCCCGTTCCGCCAGCGCCCGGCGCGCTCGCTCGGCGTCGTCGCGCGCACGACCGGCGACCCGCTGGCGCTCGCCGCCGCCGTCGGCCGCGAGCTGCGCACCGTCGACCCGAACCAGCCCGTCGCCCGCACGTCGACGATGCAGCTGCGCGTCGCGGAGTCGTTAGGCGCGCCCCGCGCGCGCACGGGGCTCGTCGCGATGTTCGCGCTCGTCGCCGTGGCGCTCGCCGGCGTCGGCGTCTACGGCGTCGTCGCGTACGGCGTGGCGCAGCGCACCCGCGAGCTCGGCGTGCGCCTGGCGCTCGGCGCGCGGCAGACCGACCTCGCGCGGCTCGTGATGCGCCAGGGCGCGCCGCTCATCGCCGCCGGGCTCACGTTAGGCATCGGCGGCGCGTGGGTCGGCTCGCACGCGCTCGGCGCGCTGCTCTACGGTGTGGACGCGGCGGACGCGCTGACGTTCGTCGTCGTGCCGGCGCTCGTGGGCGCGGTGGCGCTGCTCGCGACGTGGGTGCCGGCGCGGCGCGCGGGGCGCGTCGATCCGGCGATCACACTCCGAGCGGACTGAGGATCGACGACGCGCCGTCCCCGGCGCAGTCGGATCGAACTCATAGCACCCGCTGCAGAAAGCGCAGCACGACGCCCAACACCGCTGTCCCCTCCGGCCCCCCGTCCGCCAGGTCGAACCCGTGCTCCGCCCACGGCACCTCGACGTACACGACCGGCACCCCCGCGCGCCGTAGCGCCGCCGCGGCGGCGCGGCCGAACGCCGGCTTCACGAGGTGGTCGTGTCCGGCGTACACGAGGAGCGCCGGCGGCAGCCCCGCCCGCACCCACGTCTTCGGCGACGCGTCGCGGTAGCGGTCGGGCACCGCGTCGGGCGCGCCGCCGAGGAAGTCGCGCAGCACGGCGCGCACGCCGATCGGGTCGGGCGACGGCGGGTCGACGTAGCCGCGCGCGAGGTCGAACGGCGCGTAGAAGCTGACGGTGCCGCGGATCGTCAGCGGCGGCGCGACCGGGCCCCATGCCGTGCGCGTCGCGAGGTGCCCGCCCGACGAGCGGCCAAGCAGCGCGACGCGCGCCGTGTCCACACCCCACGCGGCGGCCGAATCGCGCACGAGCGCCAGGCCGCGGCGGACGTCGTCGAGCGCCGCCGGGTACGGGTGGGCGGGGGCGTGCCGGTAGTCGAGCGCGACGACCGTGTAGCCGTTTGCCGCGATCCACCGCTGGATCGGCGCCCCCTGCGCGGCGTCGCCGTTGCGCCACGCGCCGCCGTAGAGCACGACGACCGTCGGCCGTGGAGCGCCGCCAGCCGCGCGGTACAGACGGAGCGCGAGCGGCGAGCCGTCGACCGCGGCGTAGTGGACCACCCGCTCCGTGACACCCGTCGGTGCCGGTAGCCCGCGGACCGCGCCCAGCAGGAGCCGTCGCGGCGGGAGCACCGGATGGACCGCCGAGCCGTCCGCCGGGCGCGGGCGTCGCAGCTCCAGCCCGTCCACGGCCGCCATCCCCGCTGCCCCGGCGCGGAACGCTGTCGCCGCCGGCACGAGCCCGAGGACGGCTGCCGCCAGTACGGGGACAGTCAGGAGCCACCGGTGGCGTGCGTCCCGGAGCAGCGCGATCGCCACGCCGCCGAGCATCAGCGCCAGCAGCGACAGCAGCGGGCCCACCTCGGCCGTCGCGATCCGCAGGACCACGAGGCCGAACCGCCATGGAGGCAGCACGAGCGGGACGAGCGTCGCCGCGAGCGGGAGGGCGACGAGCAGGATCGCGATCGATCGGCGGAGGCGCACCTGGCGGAAGCATTCGGGGAAGGACGGCGGTCGGCGCGAGCATGCGCTCTACGCGGCGGCCGCGGGGCCGGATGCGTCGAGCGACCGGCAGAATTTGCCGCAGCGGCCAGATCTGCCGGCGGGCCGCGCCCGCGCGCGATCCGCGGCCTATCGCGCAAGTCGTTTCCTTGCAGCGACTTGCCGGAGAGCACGGGGTCGGCCGACGACGGTCCGGCGGTTGCTTTGCCCCTGTGGCGCGCGGAACCACGTCGCGCCCCCTCTCGCACGCCCCCTCCCTCCCGCCGCACATGCCGAACGGTCTCTCCAGCGCCGCCAGCGCGCTCCGCTACTGGGAGCGCCGGCAGGAGATCGCCTCGAACAACCTCGCGAACGCGTCGACCGACGGCTTCAAGGCCGAGCGCGTGTTCGGGAAGATGTTCGGCGATGCCCTGACCGTGGCCCAGACGGCGACCGACACGCGCGCCGGCTCGTTCCGCCAGACCGGCAACCCGCTCGACGTCGCGATCAAGGGCGACGCGTTCCTCGTCGTCGACACCCCGAACGGCGAGCGGTTCAGCCGCGGCGGATCGCTCGCCCTCGACCCCGCCCGCCGCCTCGTGGACGGCAGCGGCCACCCGGTGCTCGGCGAGCAGGGGCCGATCGTCGTGCCCGACGGCACGGTGACGATCGACGGCACGGGCACGGTACGCGTGAACGGCGCGGCGATCGACCGGCTGCGCCTCGAGCGCGCCGGCGCCCCGGCCACGCTCGCGCACGAGGGGGGCACCCTCCTCGTCCCCGACGGCGCCCGCGCCCGGGTGCCCGACGCCGAGCGCTCCGTGACGCAGGGCTTCGTCGAGGAGAGCAACGTCAACACCGTCTCGTCGATGGTGGACATGATCGCGGTGCAGCGCGCGTACGCGTCGGTGCAGAAGGCGATCAGCACGATGGACGCCGTGCGCGGCACCGCGGCCAACGAGTTGGGCAAGCCCGTCTGACCACGAACGAGTCACGAGTTCCGAGTCCCGAGTCCCGAGTCCCGAGTCCCGAGTCCCGAGTCCCGATATGGATCCCGCCCTCCGCGCCGCCGCCAGCGGCATGATGGCCCAGCAGCTCCGCACCGAGGTCATCGCGAACAACCTCGCGAACGTCAACACGACGGGCTTCAAGCGCAGCCGCGCGAACTTCGAGGACCTGCTCTATCAGACCGTGCAGGGCGCCGCCGTGCTCGGACAGCCCGAGAGCCAGACGCAGCCCGCCGTGCAGATCGGGCGCGGCACGCGGCTCGTCGGCGTGCAGCGGCTGCACACGCAGGGCGCGCTCGAGACGACGAACCGACCGCTCGACGTCGCGATCGAGGGCGAGGGCTTCTTCCAGGTGCAGGCGCCCGGCGGCCAGACCGAGTACACGCGCGACGGCACGTTCCAGATCTCCGACCAGGGTGTGCTCGTCACCGGCTCCGGCTACACGCTGGTGCCGAACATCAAGATCCCGAGCGACGCGACGGGCCTCACCATCTCGGCCAGCGGCATCGTGAGCGCGACGCGCGGCCAGTCGACGCAGCCCGAGGAGCTCGGGCGCATCGAGGTGGCGCGGTTCGCGAACCCCGCCGGGCTGCAGGCCCAGGGCGAGAACCTCTACGCCGCGACGGCCGCGAGCGGCGAGCCGGTCACCGGCTTCCCGCAGGAGGACGGCTTCGGCCGCTGCGTCCAGGGCGCGGTCGAGTCGAGCAACGTCGAGATCGTGCAGGAGATGGTGGACATGATCTCCGCCATGCGCGCGTACGAGATCAACTCGAAGGCGATCAAGAACAGCGAGGACATGCTGGAGATCGCGAACAACCTGGTGAAATGAGAGCGTCGAGCGTGGAGCCTGGAGCGTGGAGCGTGCTGCTCGCGCTTCTCCTGCTCGTCGCACTCGGCACGCCGCTCGCCGCGCAGCCGAAGGCGTCGTGCACGCCCGTGGCCGCGCGCGCGCTCGTCCGCGGGCAGACGTTGACGGCGGACGACATCAGCATGGTGGACGCGAAGGGCGGCTCTGCGCTCTGCGCGCTGCGCTCTGCGCTCGTCGGTTCGCAGACGCGCCGGATGATCGCCGCCGGCGAGCCGCTGCGCGAGCCGGCCGTCGCGCCGCCTAACGTCGTCGCCGCGAACACGCCGGTCGCCGTGGTCTACCGCGACACGGGGATCGAGGTGCGCCTCAAGGGCGTCGCCCAGAACGCCGCGCCGCTCGGCGGACGCGTGACCGTGCACGTCGACGTCCGCCGCCGCCTCGACGGCATCGTCGTCGCGCCGGGCGTCGTGGAAGTGAAGTGACCAACGTGCCTAACACCCGCATGCGTCTCACGCTCGCCGCCGCGCTGCTGCTCGCGCCCGCCGCCGTTCTCGCGCAGCCGGCCGCCGCACCCGCCGCCGCACCCGCCGCCGCACCCGCCGCCGCACCCGCATCCGCGGTTTCCGCTCCCGCGGCACCGGCTCCCGCCCGTCCCGGCCTGCACAGCTGGCTGTCCGACCGCCGCGAGTTCGTCGTCGGCGACATCATCACCGTGCTCGTCGACGACTACACGATCTCGAGCGCGATCAAGGACGACCTCGCGACGCAGCGGCGCAACCGCGACCTCGGGCTCGGCGTCGACGTCAACACCGGCGGCCCGAAGGCCACGGCGATCGACGCGCGCATCAACAGCCGCAACAACGCCGACGCCCAGAACCGCGGCGAGGCGCGCCGCGAGAACCGCTTCCAGAGCGAGATGAGCGTGCGCGTCGTATCCGTCGGCGAGCACGGGCTGCTGCAGGTGAAGGGCACGCGTCTGGTCGACGTCGACAAGGGGAAGCAGAACATCTCCCTCGCCGGCTGGCTCCGCGCGCAGGACGTCTCCACCGCGAACGTCGTCGAGTCGTCGCGCATCGCCGACGCACAGCTGACCTACCTCTCCCCCGGCCCGTTAGGCAAGCCGAAGCAGGGCCTCGTCTCCCGCGTGGTCAGCATCGTCTGGCCGTGAGCATGCGCCGTTACCCGTTCTCCCTCCTCCGCGCCGCGCTGCGCAACGCCGTCGTGGCACCGCCCAAGCAGACCGCCACGGACTACGCCGCGCTCGGCCGCCTGCTGGCCGAGTACGACGCGCGCGCGCTCGAGACGCGCCGCGCCGCCGACGCGCGCCGCCGCCGCCTCGCGCTCGCCATGGGCACCGTGGTCGTCGACGAGCCGACACCGTCGGCCGACGCCGAGCACCCGCCGCGCCTCGAGCACCTCCGCCTCACGCCGTTCCAGGCGTTCGCCGCCGTCGCCGTGCCCGCGAAGCGCGGCCTCGAGCGCGCCGTCGCCCTCGTCGTCGCGGAGCTCGCCGATTCGGTGCGTGACACCGTCCGCCGTCCGACGCGTTCGGCCGTCGGCGCGGTGCTGCTCGCGTTGGGCGCCCTCGCGCCCGCCGCGCTGCGCGCCCAGGACGTCCGCATCAAGGACCTCACGATCGCCGAGGGCGCCGCGCCGATCCGGCTCGTCGGCTACGGCCTCGCGGTGGGCCTCGACGGCACCGGCGACCGCGCGAACGGCGTCCGCGGCTCGGGCATGACGGTGCAGAGCGTCGTGAACCTGCTCCGCCGCTTCGACGTCGAGGTGCCGGCGGAGCTGCTCCGCACGCGCAACGTCGCCGCGGTGCTCGTCACCGCGGAGGTCTCGCCGTATCTCCGCTCCGGCGGCCGCTTCGACGTGCACGTCGCGTCGATGGGCGACGCGCGCTCGCTGCGCGGCGGCGTGCTGTGGATGACGCCACTCGTCGCCGAGGCGGGCGGCAAGCCGTACGCGCTCGCGCAGGGCGCGCTCATGGTGAGCGAGTCCGCCGACCCGCGCGACCGCTACGCCGCGCCGACGGTCGAGACGACGGTGCGTCTGCCGAACGGCGGACAGCTCGAGGTCGACCTGCCGCGTCCGAGCTTCGCCGGCGCGTCGCGGCTGCTGCTGAAGGAGCCCGACGTCGGCACGGCCTCGAAGATCGCCGCCGCGATCAACGGCGCGTTAGGCGCGAAGACCGCGACGGTCGAGGATCCGGGCGCCGTCGCGCTCGCGCTCCCCGACACCGGCGACCGCGCGCTCATGCTGAGCAAGGTCCGCGACCTCGCGGTGCGCCCCGACCGCATCGCGCGTCTCGTCATCGACGGACGCGACGGCACGGTGGTCGCGGGCGGCGACATGACCGTCGGCGAGGCGGTCGTGAGCCACGGCGCGGTGACGCTCACCATCGGCGCCCAGACCGGCCCCGCGCCGGCGCCCGGCGACACGTCGGTCGCGCCGGGCGACGTGCGCGTCACGCCCGGCACGACGGTGCAGAAGGTGGCCGCCGCGCTGCACGCGGTGCAGACGCCGGCGCCCGAGATCGCGGCGATCTTCCTCGCGCTCCGCGAGGTCGGCGCGCTCGCCGCCGAGGTGGTCGTCCGATGAGTGGACCCATTGGACCCGGGACTCGGGACTCGGGACTCGGGACTCGGGACTCGTGGGGGAGCAGTTCCCGAGTCCCGAGTCCCGAGTCCCGAGTCCCGACCCCCGATGAAGTCAAACTGAAGAAGACCGCGCAGCAGCTCGAGTCGCTGTTCGTCGAGCAGCTGTTCAAGGCCATGCGCGAGACCGTCCCGCAGGGCGAGGGCGCGATCGGCGCGGCCACCGGCGAGGACATGTTCACGGGGCTCATGGACCAGCACTTGGCGGCCGATACTCCCACGCAGTGGGCGCACGGCCTGGCCGATGCCGCGTACCGGCAGCTCCGCGCCGCGCTCCCTGGATCGAAGACCGAACAGACCACCGAGCACACTGCGCCGTCCACGAAGTTGACGCAGCTCCGCGCGCCGACGCCCGTGATCCCGCTCCCCTCGCGATAAATGGCGCTTCCCACGCCTCACGCCAGCACCATCGCCGTGCCGTCGTACGCCCCGCCCCGCAGCATGGCGCACGCGCCGGCCCTCGCGCTCGCGCTCGAGGGCGCCGCGCGGCCGTCCGCGAAGCCGCGCCCGATGACGCCGGCGGCGCGCGACGCGCTGCTCGACGCGCTGCGCTCCGAGCGCAAGCTGCTCGACGAGCTCGTGGCGACGCTGCGCCGTCAGCGCTCGGCCGTCGGCACCGACGACCTGCAGGCGGTCGACGACTCGGTGTTCGCGACGCACCGCATCCTCGCCACGCTGGGCCAGGCGCGCGTGCGCCGGCGTCAGATCAACCGCCTCATCGTCGGCGTCGAGGAGCTGCCGGCGCGCGATCTGGAGACGGTGCTCGGCGAGGGCATGGACGACGTGCTGCGCGGCGCGCGCGACGAGCTGCAGGCCAGCGCCGCCGTGCTCGCGCGCGAGGTCGACGTGAACCGCCGCGTGCTCCGCGACGCGCTCTCCAGCGGCGACGCGCAGGCGCGCGCGCTCGCCGGCATCCCGGCCGCCGCGCCTAACGGTGTCGTCGGCGCGAACGTCGGCGGCAACGCCGGCGCCTTGCTCGACCGCACCGGCTGACCGGAGCCCGCCATGTCACTCGGTTCCGTTCTCGGCATCGCGCGCAGCGGGATGAGCGCGCAGCAGCTCATCATCGACACCGCGGGCCACAACATCGCGAACGTCGACACCGAGGGCTACTCGCGCCAGCGCGTCGAGCTCTCGGCCGAGTTCATGAAGCAGCCGATGCTCGGGCAGATGGGCAACGGCGTGCGCGTCGCCGACGTCGCGCAGCTGCGCGACTCCGCGCTCGACACCGCCTACCGCAACGAGGCGTCCGGGTCCGCGTCGTCGCAGCTCCGCAAGGATCTGCTGGGCGGCATCGAGTCGCTGCTCGGCGAGCCGTCGGACACCGGGCTCGCTGCGGCGATGGACGCGTTCTGGTCGTCGTGGTCCGATCTCGCGTCGCAGCCGGCCAGCTCCGCCGCGCGCTCGGTCGTGCAGCAGAACGGCCAGCACGTCGCGGAGATGCTGAACGGGTTCGACCGGCAGCTCGTCGGGATGCGCGCGCAGGTCGCGACCCAGCTCGATGCGACGGTCACGCGCATCAACCAGCTCTCCGACCAGATCGCGGGCTACAACGAGCGCATCATGGGCGCGGAGGTCGGCGGCACGACCGCGGCCGACCTGCGCGACAAGCGCAACCTCGCGATCGACGAGCTGGCGAAGCTCGGCGACACGCACGTCATCGAGTACCCGAACGGATCGGTGCAGGTGTCGCTCGGCACGAACGCGGTCGTCGACGGCACCACCGGCCGCCACGCGCGCACGATCGTCTCGGCCACCGGCGTCGTCGGAATCCACCTCGACCCGGGCAACGAGCCGGCGCTGCCGTTCGGCGGCACGTCGCAGGCGATGGTCGACTTCATGAACCGCGACCTCCCCGACGTCCGCGGGCAGCTCGACGCGCTCGCGAACGGGCTCGTCACCGCGGTGAACGCGATCCACGCGACGGGCGAGCTGTACCCGGCGAACGGCGCCCCGGTCGCGGCGGGGAACTTCTTCGATCCGACGCACGTGACGGCGGGCGACATCTCGCTCAGCGCCGCGGTCGCCGCGAGCGCGGCGAACATCGCGGCCGGCGCCGCGGCGGCCGCCATCCCGGGGCCGGGCAACAACGACGTGGCGCTCGCGCTCGCGGGGCTGCGCTCCGCCGCCGGCCAGGTCACGTACGTCGACGCGACGGGGCAGACGCAGAGCGGCTCGTTCACGAGCTTCTACGGCGACGTCGCGAGCCGGCTCGGCGCTCGCGTCTCCGCCGCGGGCACCGACGCGGACGTGCACGCGACGCTCGCCGACCAGGCGGACACGCGGCGCAAGTCGGTGAGCGGCGTCAACCTCGACGAGGAGCTCACGACGCTCATGCGCGCGCAGCAGGCGTACGCCGCGGCGGCGAAGGTGATCTCCACGGCGAGCGACATGATGAAGACGCTCGTCGACATGATCTGACCGAGGATTTCCCGTGCTCATTCTCGCCCGCCGCCCCGGCGAATCCATCGTCATCGACGGCGGCATTCGCATCGTCGTCCTCGCGTCCGACCGCGGGGGCGTTAGGCTCGGCATCGAGGCGCCGGCGAACGTCGCCATCCTGCGCGGCGAGATCGCCGCGGCGGTCGCCGACTCGAACCGGAGCGCGACCGCGGCGCACGCCGGCGAGTGGGTCGCGCGACTCAAGACGCGTGATGCGTGACGCGCAGGTCAGACGCGCGGCAGGCGCATGACGTAGCCCGCCGCGGTCGCCTCCACCGGCACGCCGGCCAGCCATCGCGCCGCCGCGGCCGACGCTTCGTCGCCCGCCGCGCCGCTCACCGTGAGCGCGACGTCGTCGCCGTCGAGCGTCCATGCGATGCTCGCCGCCGCGCCGCGCTTGGCGGTGCCGAGGAGCAGCAGCAGCGCGCGCGCCAGGCCCACGTGCCGCGCGCGCACCGGCGGCGCGAGCGGGTCGGGCGTCACCGTCACCGGCACGTCGCGCAGCTGTGGGTGATGGGCGTGCAGCTCCACGATCGGCGTGACGAGATCCGGCAGGTGGAGCGGCTCCGCGACGTCGACGTCCGACGCCGAGCCGGCGAGCAGCCGCACGAGGACGAGCACCCCTTCCAGCCGCTCCGTCTCGTCGCGCAGCACGCCGACGATCGACGCCGGCGCGACCGCGCCCGGCTCCAGCAGCCCGGTGGCGGCGACGAGCGTGCCGACGCGGTTGCTCAACGCGTGGGCCAGGCCGCGCAGCAGCGCGTCCTGTTCGGTGAGCCAGCGCACGGCGACAGCAAAGTTTTCGGTCATCCGGGCCGATACTGAGGAGAGACCCCGGTCGAACGACCGGTCATCTGCCCTGCCCTCTCCTCTCCCCTGCCTTCGTCGCCGTGTTCGTCGTCATCGGACTCCTGATCCTGTTCGGAAGCGTGATCGGTGGCTACGTGATGCACCACGGTCACGTGGCGACGCTCATTCAGGTGAACGAGTTCCTGATCATCGGCGGCAGCGCGTTCGGCGCGATGGTGATCGCGAACCCGATGGGGGTCATCAAGGGGACGTTCACCGGCATCCTCGGGCTGCTGAAGCCCAACCCGTTCGCGCACGAGACGTACAGCGAGCTGCTGCAGGTACTCTACGAGGTCTTTCAGCGCGCCCGCAAGGACGGTCTCGTGGGGCTCGAGGCGCACATCGAGGAGCCGGAGAAGAGCGACATCTTCACGAAGTTCTCGCACTTCAGCTCGCACAAGGCCGGCGTCGCGCTGCTCAGCGACACGCTGAAGGTGCTCCTCACCGGCGCGGTCGAGGACCACAACCTGAGCGAGATCCTCGACATCGACCTCGACCAGCAGTACGAGGCGAACATGCACGTGCCGCACGCGCTCGCGACGGTGAGCGACGCGATGCCCGGCTTCGGCATCGTCGCCGCGGTGCTCGGCGTCATCATCACGATGGGCTCCATCGGCGGCGCGGCGAGCGAGATCGGCGAGAAGGTCGCCGCGGCGCTCGTCGGCACGTTCCTCGGCATCCTGCTCTCGTACGGCGTGCTCGGTCCCATGGCGAAGGCGATCGAGGGGCGCGTGAAGGCGGAGCACGCGTACATGTGCTGCATCCGCACCGCGCTGCTCTCGTTCGCCCGCGGCGACGCGCCGATGACGGCGGTGGAGTTCGCGCGCCGCAACATCGATCCGCACGACCGGCCGAGCTTCGCCGAGCTCGAGGCGCTCACGCGCAAGAAGGCCGCGTAAGCGCCCATGACGGACCCGCGCTTCGCGCGCGAGAAGCGGCTCACCGTTCTCGCGCGACACCGCCAGTCGGTCCACCGGCGGTGGGCGTTCGGACTCCTCGGCCTCGCGCTCGGGCTGTGCGACGCGGCGC
This DNA window, taken from Gemmatirosa kalamazoonensis, encodes the following:
- the motA gene encoding flagellar motor stator protein MotA; translated protein: MFVVIGLLILFGSVIGGYVMHHGHVATLIQVNEFLIIGGSAFGAMVIANPMGVIKGTFTGILGLLKPNPFAHETYSELLQVLYEVFQRARKDGLVGLEAHIEEPEKSDIFTKFSHFSSHKAGVALLSDTLKVLLTGAVEDHNLSEILDIDLDQQYEANMHVPHALATVSDAMPGFGIVAAVLGVIITMGSIGGAASEIGEKVAAALVGTFLGILLSYGVLGPMAKAIEGRVKAEHAYMCCIRTALLSFARGDAPMTAVEFARRNIDPHDRPSFAELEALTRKKAA